Proteins from a genomic interval of Caulobacter sp. NIBR1757:
- a CDS encoding ATP-binding protein codes for MSRNDGRIEAEAAQWFFASSDDIFVVLRDGVIDRVNPTWTKLTGWDEAEVTGRHFTDFVHRDEQDLIAETVRSLIERGQALCEHRMMLKSGQALWVRARSKLGEDGVALVVLQDITEARRMAEQGARAVSTNELLREEAGIYTWRFDPRSNRYMVDDDLAKAGAPGMGGRRQLTAEQMTAEIHPDDQGRVAESFIHTIMTGESKVVEYRHFRAEGGWARLRAAWRGGYRQESGHWEVVGLTQDVTELAEARDAALAAAEVKAQFLANMSHEIRTPMNGVLGVLHLLKHETLSADGSRLLDEALGCGAMLAELLNDVIDFSRIEAGKLDLCPEAVRPGDLLDSVASLLAPQAREKNLYLKVEAQDCGWAMVDPVRLRQVLFNLIGNAVKFTAHGGVTVRLKSACEGEARTLTFEIADTGIGIAAEAQERLFERFRQADGSATRQYGGSGLGLAIARGLAEQMGGHISLDSAPGQGSTFRVEIAAPACDAAVAGPADEDDAMLGGLRVLIVEDNATNRLIATRMLEHLGASVATADDGAQGLRAAALQVFDLIFMDIQMPVMDGLAATAGIRALDSPAARTPIIAMTANALAHQVESYLAAGMNGWIAKPLSPAALVRTVAEVLAEDWIEAAPDVVDTGG; via the coding sequence ATGAGCCGCAACGACGGCCGGATCGAAGCGGAGGCCGCGCAGTGGTTCTTCGCCAGCAGCGACGACATCTTCGTTGTCCTGCGCGATGGCGTGATCGACCGCGTCAATCCGACCTGGACCAAGCTGACCGGCTGGGACGAGGCGGAAGTCACCGGCCGCCACTTCACCGACTTCGTGCACCGCGACGAGCAGGACCTGATCGCCGAGACCGTGCGCTCCCTGATCGAGCGGGGCCAGGCCCTGTGCGAGCACCGGATGATGCTGAAGTCCGGCCAGGCCCTGTGGGTTCGGGCCCGCAGCAAGCTGGGCGAGGACGGGGTGGCCCTGGTCGTGCTGCAGGACATCACCGAGGCGCGGCGCATGGCCGAACAGGGGGCCAGGGCGGTCAGCACCAACGAGCTGCTGCGCGAGGAGGCCGGCATCTACACCTGGCGGTTCGACCCGCGCTCGAACCGCTACATGGTCGATGACGACCTGGCCAAGGCGGGGGCGCCGGGGATGGGCGGGCGGCGCCAGCTGACCGCCGAGCAGATGACCGCCGAGATCCACCCCGACGATCAGGGCCGGGTGGCTGAGAGTTTCATCCACACCATCATGACCGGCGAGTCCAAGGTTGTGGAGTACCGCCACTTCCGGGCCGAGGGGGGCTGGGCGCGGCTGAGGGCCGCCTGGCGCGGCGGCTATCGGCAGGAGAGCGGCCACTGGGAAGTGGTCGGCCTGACCCAGGACGTCACCGAACTGGCCGAGGCCCGCGACGCCGCCCTGGCCGCCGCCGAGGTCAAGGCGCAGTTCCTGGCCAACATGAGCCATGAGATCCGCACGCCGATGAACGGGGTGCTGGGGGTGCTGCACCTTCTCAAGCACGAGACGTTGTCGGCCGACGGGTCCCGGCTGCTGGACGAGGCGCTGGGTTGCGGCGCGATGCTGGCCGAACTGCTCAATGACGTCATCGACTTCTCGCGCATCGAGGCCGGCAAGCTGGATCTCTGCCCGGAGGCGGTGCGGCCGGGCGACCTGCTGGACAGCGTCGCCTCCTTGCTGGCGCCGCAGGCCCGGGAGAAGAACCTCTACCTCAAGGTCGAGGCGCAGGACTGCGGCTGGGCCATGGTCGATCCCGTGCGGCTGCGCCAGGTGCTGTTCAACCTGATCGGCAACGCCGTGAAGTTCACCGCCCACGGCGGCGTCACCGTGCGGCTGAAGAGCGCCTGCGAGGGCGAGGCTCGCACCCTGACCTTCGAGATCGCCGACACCGGCATCGGCATCGCCGCCGAGGCCCAGGAGCGGCTGTTCGAACGTTTCCGTCAGGCCGACGGCTCGGCCACAAGACAGTACGGCGGTTCAGGCCTGGGTCTGGCCATCGCCCGGGGCTTGGCCGAGCAGATGGGGGGCCATATCAGCCTGGACAGCGCGCCGGGCCAGGGCTCGACCTTCCGGGTCGAGATCGCCGCCCCGGCCTGCGACGCCGCGGTCGCGGGGCCGGCGGACGAGGACGACGCCATGCTCGGCGGCCTGCGGGTGCTGATCGTCGAGGACAACGCCACCAACCGGCTGATCGCCACCCGCATGCTGGAGCATCTTGGAGCCTCGGTGGCCACCGCCGACGACGGGGCCCAGGGGCTCCGCGCCGCCGCGCTGCAGGTCTTCGACCTGATCTTCATGGACATCCAGATGCCGGTCATGGACGGCCTGGCGGCCACCGCCGGCATTCGCGCCCTCGACAGTCCCGCCGCCCGGA
- a CDS encoding serine hydrolase domain-containing protein, whose protein sequence is MTKPEKLGLSSERLGRIESFLDERYIQTGKLPCAQVQVWRRGKLAYETVLGLADRERERKLKSDDLFRIYSMTKPITSVAFMMLVEEGLAALDDPVTKFIPEWKDLGVYNGGYMETFQSKPVDRPMLVIDLLRHTSGLTYGFQQFGNIDAAYRKLKLGEGFHGDGLAETVTALAGVPLQFSPGDAWNYSVSTDIVGRLVEIISGQTLDVFFEERIFKPLGMSDTFFSVPKDKADRFTACYAVGALGSKLPVAAKPQLQDDPKKSPYLKHPSFLSGGGGLVSTAGDYMKFARMLLNGGELDGVRLLGPKTIQLMSANHLPGGKDLTQMSKSLFSEASYAGVGFGLGFGVTIDPAATMIPGSKGEYFWGGAASTFFWVDPEEDLAVVFLTQLLPSSAYPVRRELRTLVYSAITEAGRG, encoded by the coding sequence GTGACCAAACCCGAGAAGCTTGGCCTGTCTTCCGAACGCCTCGGCCGCATCGAGAGTTTCCTCGACGAGCGCTATATCCAGACCGGCAAGCTGCCCTGCGCCCAGGTCCAGGTCTGGCGGCGCGGCAAGCTGGCCTATGAGACGGTGCTCGGCCTCGCCGACCGTGAACGGGAGCGCAAGCTCAAGAGCGACGACCTGTTCCGCATCTATTCGATGACCAAGCCGATCACCTCGGTGGCCTTCATGATGCTGGTCGAGGAGGGCTTGGCCGCGCTCGACGATCCGGTGACCAAATTCATCCCCGAATGGAAGGACCTGGGGGTCTACAACGGCGGCTACATGGAGACCTTCCAGTCGAAGCCGGTCGATCGGCCGATGCTGGTCATCGACCTGCTGCGTCACACCTCCGGCCTGACCTACGGCTTCCAGCAGTTCGGCAACATCGACGCCGCCTACCGCAAGCTGAAGCTCGGCGAAGGCTTCCACGGCGATGGCCTGGCCGAGACCGTCACCGCCCTGGCCGGCGTGCCCCTGCAGTTCTCGCCGGGCGATGCCTGGAACTATTCGGTCTCCACCGACATCGTCGGCCGGCTGGTCGAGATCATCAGCGGCCAGACCCTCGATGTCTTCTTCGAGGAGCGCATCTTCAAGCCGCTCGGCATGAGCGACACCTTCTTCAGCGTGCCCAAGGACAAGGCCGACCGCTTCACCGCCTGCTACGCCGTCGGCGCCTTGGGCTCGAAACTGCCGGTCGCCGCCAAGCCCCAGCTGCAGGACGACCCGAAGAAGAGCCCCTACCTCAAGCACCCCAGCTTCCTGTCCGGCGGCGGCGGCCTGGTCTCGACGGCGGGCGACTACATGAAGTTCGCCCGCATGCTGCTGAACGGCGGCGAGCTGGACGGGGTGCGGCTGCTGGGTCCCAAGACCATCCAGCTGATGAGCGCCAACCACCTGCCGGGCGGCAAGGACCTCACCCAGATGTCCAAGAGCCTGTTCAGCGAGGCCAGCTACGCCGGCGTCGGGTTCGGCCTCGGCTTCGGGGTGACCATCGATCCCGCCGCCACCATGATCCCCGGTTCGAAGGGCGAGTACTTCTGGGGCGGCGCGGCCAGCACCTTCTTCTGGGTCGATCCGGAGGAAGACCTGGCCGTGGTCTTCCTCACCCAGCTCCTGCCGAGCAGCGCCTATCCCGTGCGGCGGGAGCTTCGGACCCTGGTCTACAGCGCCATCACCGAGGCGGGGCGGGGTTAG
- a CDS encoding MFS transporter gives MTDDVTSLGPRPRIGLFTRLAYGFGSVAYGIKDNGFRVFLLLFYSQVVKLDAGLVSTAILVAMLIDCVFDPFIGELTDNWRSKWGRRHPFMYASALPASLSFLLLWNPPVHWEPMALFWYLVGVAVLVRTFITFYEIPSSSLTSELTDDYNERSKLLGWRYFFGWWGGLTLMCIMFFVLMKETADGKVGQLNPVAYHHYGYVAAVIMFVSIIASAAGTHKFIPWLRKAEVRTRKFGETVREMAGTLNNRDFKIITMVGLFTAFAQGVSFSLAIFFSTYFWELDKNWTGVLVLDSFISSSLALMAAPYLSKKTGKKRAGTVLLALSVLVGFIPMILRLLGLFPDNGDLIAGTKIPEIVPWLFLDGVVRGTLGITAAILITAMLADVVENSELQTGRRSEGLFFAFTSLVQKAVSGVGVFAAGFIIVLIDFPEGANPADVPEVVTTKLALVYMPVLAVFYGIGLAIMQAYRITRESHEETLKTLASRRLAAEEAQAADIAP, from the coding sequence ATGACCGACGACGTCACGTCGCTGGGCCCCCGGCCGCGCATCGGACTGTTCACCAGGCTGGCCTACGGCTTCGGTTCGGTCGCCTACGGGATCAAGGACAACGGCTTCCGTGTCTTCCTGCTGCTGTTCTACAGCCAGGTGGTCAAGCTGGACGCCGGCCTGGTCTCGACGGCCATCCTCGTGGCCATGCTGATCGACTGCGTGTTCGATCCCTTCATTGGTGAACTGACCGACAACTGGCGGTCGAAGTGGGGCCGACGACATCCCTTCATGTACGCCTCGGCCCTTCCGGCCTCCCTGTCCTTCCTGCTGCTCTGGAACCCGCCGGTCCACTGGGAGCCGATGGCGCTGTTCTGGTATCTGGTCGGGGTGGCGGTGCTGGTCCGGACGTTCATCACCTTCTACGAGATCCCATCCTCCTCCCTGACCTCCGAGCTGACCGACGACTACAACGAGCGCTCCAAGCTGCTCGGCTGGCGGTATTTCTTCGGCTGGTGGGGCGGTCTGACCCTGATGTGCATCATGTTCTTCGTGCTGATGAAGGAGACCGCGGACGGCAAAGTCGGCCAGCTCAACCCGGTCGCCTATCACCACTACGGCTACGTTGCCGCCGTCATCATGTTCGTCTCCATCATCGCCTCGGCGGCCGGCACCCACAAATTCATTCCCTGGCTCAGGAAGGCCGAGGTCCGCACCCGCAAGTTCGGCGAGACCGTCAGGGAGATGGCCGGCACGCTGAACAACCGCGACTTCAAGATCATCACCATGGTCGGGCTGTTCACCGCCTTCGCCCAGGGAGTCAGCTTCTCACTGGCCATCTTCTTCTCCACCTACTTCTGGGAGCTCGACAAGAACTGGACCGGCGTCCTGGTGCTGGACAGCTTCATTTCCTCGTCGTTGGCCCTGATGGCCGCGCCCTATCTGTCGAAGAAGACCGGCAAGAAGCGGGCCGGCACGGTGCTGCTGGCGCTGTCGGTGCTGGTCGGCTTCATCCCCATGATCCTGCGCCTGCTTGGCCTGTTCCCTGACAACGGCGACCTGATCGCTGGGACCAAGATTCCGGAAATCGTCCCCTGGCTGTTCCTCGACGGCGTGGTGCGCGGCACCCTGGGCATCACCGCCGCCATCCTGATCACGGCCATGCTGGCCGATGTGGTCGAGAACAGTGAGCTGCAGACCGGTCGCCGCTCTGAGGGCCTGTTCTTCGCCTTCACCAGCCTGGTGCAGAAGGCGGTCAGTGGCGTCGGGGTGTTCGCCGCCGGCTTTATCATCGTGCTGATCGATTTCCCGGAGGGCGCCAATCCGGCCGACGTGCCAGAAGTGGTGACCACCAAGCTGGCGCTGGTCTACATGCCCGTGCTGGCGGTGTTCTACGGCATCGGCCTAGCGATCATGCAGGCCTACCGCATCACGCGCGAAAGCCACGAGGAGACTTTGAAGACCCTCGCGAGCCGGCGTTTGGCGGCCGAGGAAGCCCAGGCCGCCGACATTGCGCCCTAA
- a CDS encoding LysR family transcriptional regulator gives MSDLESIRAFVEVVETGGFSRAAARLGVSKSILSRRVTALEADLGARLLSRTTRGISPTEAGLEFKLRAERILADLEEAREAVAQSGESLGGTLRIALPLSFGLRHVQPVLQELALEHPRLKIEAAYSDGLVDLVAERFDVAVRLGVLADSTLVARRIAPILGAVVASPAYLDRRGRPLTPADLADHDAVVQTGMRQGEAWRFQDGKRTITVRPEARFRADNAEAVARAAVAGIGVAMLPTFLAGTFIETGELEPILMGFPIGGDAGLYIVRPPGSPPAKVRILTDRMVERFGGEPYWDSCALRRQEMKAAS, from the coding sequence ATGTCCGATCTGGAATCCATCCGCGCCTTCGTCGAAGTGGTGGAAACCGGCGGCTTCAGCCGCGCAGCCGCCCGGCTTGGCGTCTCCAAGTCCATCCTGTCGCGGCGGGTGACGGCCCTGGAGGCCGACCTCGGGGCCCGCCTTCTGTCGCGCACGACCCGGGGCATCAGCCCGACCGAGGCGGGACTGGAGTTCAAGCTGCGGGCCGAGCGGATCCTCGCCGATCTGGAAGAGGCCCGCGAGGCGGTGGCCCAGAGCGGCGAGTCGCTGGGCGGCACCTTGCGCATCGCCCTGCCCCTCTCCTTCGGCCTGCGCCATGTGCAGCCGGTGCTGCAGGAGCTGGCCCTGGAGCATCCCCGGCTGAAGATCGAGGCCGCCTACAGCGACGGACTGGTCGATCTTGTGGCCGAGCGGTTCGACGTGGCGGTGCGGCTGGGCGTGCTGGCCGACTCGACCCTGGTGGCCCGGCGGATCGCGCCGATCCTCGGGGCCGTCGTCGCCAGCCCCGCCTACCTCGATCGGCGCGGCCGCCCCCTGACCCCGGCCGATCTCGCCGACCATGACGCCGTGGTGCAGACCGGCATGCGCCAGGGCGAAGCCTGGCGGTTCCAGGACGGCAAGCGGACCATCACCGTCCGCCCCGAGGCCCGCTTCCGGGCCGACAACGCCGAGGCCGTGGCCCGGGCGGCGGTAGCCGGCATCGGCGTCGCCATGCTGCCGACCTTCCTGGCCGGGACCTTCATCGAGACCGGTGAACTGGAGCCCATTCTCATGGGCTTTCCCATCGGCGGCGACGCCGGCCTCTACATCGTCCGCCCGCCGGGATCGCCGCCGGCCAAGGTCCGCATCCTGACCGACCGCATGGTCGAACGCTTCGGCGGCGAACCCTACTGGGACAGCTGCGCGCTGCGCCGCCAAGAGATGAAAGCGGCGTCATGA
- a CDS encoding FMN-dependent NADH-azoreductase, with protein sequence MTKVLVLNSSLSGDASASRALVQTAVDALSRPGVAIIERDLGADPIPHLTPETVGTIRGADPVTPAQIEARALADGLIAELKDADVLVIGAPMYNFAIPSGLKTWFDHVLRAGATFRYSEAGPEGLVTGKKAIVVLSRGGLYSEGPAMALDSQEPHLRTLLGFMGVTDVTFVRAEKLGFGPAAVEEAMGAARDHIGAVIDTDFRKAA encoded by the coding sequence ATGACCAAGGTCCTCGTCCTCAACAGCAGCCTCAGCGGCGACGCCTCCGCCAGCCGCGCCCTCGTCCAGACCGCCGTCGACGCCCTCAGCCGCCCCGGCGTGGCGATCATCGAGCGTGACCTGGGCGCCGACCCCATCCCGCACCTGACCCCCGAAACGGTCGGGACCATCCGCGGCGCCGATCCGGTCACCCCGGCCCAGATCGAGGCCCGCGCGCTCGCCGACGGCCTGATCGCCGAGCTGAAGGACGCCGACGTGCTGGTCATCGGCGCGCCGATGTACAATTTCGCCATCCCCAGCGGCCTGAAGACCTGGTTCGACCACGTCCTGCGGGCCGGCGCGACCTTCCGCTACAGCGAGGCCGGCCCTGAAGGGCTGGTCACCGGCAAGAAGGCGATCGTCGTCCTCTCGCGCGGCGGGCTCTACAGCGAAGGCCCGGCCATGGCGCTCGACAGCCAGGAGCCGCACCTGCGGACCCTGCTGGGCTTCATGGGCGTCACCGACGTCACCTTCGTCCGCGCCGAGAAGCTGGGCTTCGGCCCGGCCGCCGTCGAGGAAGCGATGGGCGCGGCCCGCGACCATATCGGCGCGGTCATCGACACCGACTTCCGCAAGGCGGCCTAA
- a CDS encoding DUF4126 domain-containing protein: METWILPALLGVGLAAATGFRTFLPLLGLGLAAKFQLFGMQLADAMSWLDSTPALIALGLATVIELAADKIPAVDHALSAVGTIIRPIAGAVAAGAAFSNFDPMVAAIAGLIIGAPTALAFHAAQAGTRVVSTSTTLGLANPFISVGEDIAAIFTTLLAMLAPVLIPLLLAVMLLALWSLWRFVRRGRQPTA, from the coding sequence ATGGAAACCTGGATCCTGCCGGCCCTGCTCGGCGTCGGCCTGGCCGCCGCCACCGGATTTCGCACCTTTCTGCCGCTGCTGGGCCTCGGCCTGGCGGCCAAGTTCCAGCTGTTCGGCATGCAGCTGGCCGATGCCATGAGCTGGCTGGACTCGACCCCGGCCCTCATCGCGCTCGGCCTCGCCACGGTCATCGAACTGGCCGCCGACAAGATTCCGGCCGTCGATCATGCGCTCAGCGCCGTCGGCACGATCATACGCCCGATCGCCGGGGCCGTCGCGGCCGGGGCCGCCTTTTCCAATTTCGATCCCATGGTCGCCGCCATCGCCGGGCTGATCATCGGCGCCCCCACGGCCCTGGCCTTCCATGCGGCGCAGGCCGGCACCCGGGTGGTCAGCACCAGCACGACGCTGGGCCTGGCCAACCCCTTCATCTCGGTCGGCGAGGACATCGCGGCCATCTTCACCACCCTGCTGGCCATGCTGGCCCCGGTGCTGATCCCGCTTCTGCTGGCGGTGATGCTGCTTGCGCTGTGGAGCCTGTGGCGGTTCGTGCGGCGCGGCCGCCAGCCCACGGCGTAG
- a CDS encoding RcnB family protein: protein MKKLLISAVALSLLAGAATTASAAPRDVREARQDVREARQDLRDARQDNRYERRAAKRFKAGRYQPPRGYQVRRFHRGQQLPAAYRNRAYAVNHRTYGLQAPPRGYEYRRVGNDVVLTAVATGLITAVVLDLFN, encoded by the coding sequence ATGAAGAAGCTGCTGATTTCCGCCGTCGCCCTGTCGCTGCTGGCCGGCGCCGCCACCACCGCCTCGGCCGCCCCGCGCGACGTGCGCGAGGCCCGTCAGGACGTCCGCGAGGCCCGCCAGGACCTGCGCGACGCCCGTCAGGACAACCGCTACGAACGCCGCGCCGCCAAGCGCTTCAAGGCCGGCCGCTACCAGCCGCCGCGCGGCTACCAGGTGCGCCGCTTTCATCGCGGTCAGCAACTGCCGGCCGCCTATCGCAACCGCGCCTATGCGGTGAACCACCGGACCTACGGCCTGCAGGCCCCGCCGCGCGGCTATGAATATCGCCGGGTCGGCAACGATGTGGTGCTGACCGCCGTGGCTACCGGCCTGATCACCGCCGTCGTGCTGGACCTGTTCAACTAG
- a CDS encoding ParA family protein: MRKLVLLSRKGGTGKTTLSVNLAVAAVRDGLNVSIADLDLQGSATAWAAGRRDAAPDVRPANGGTLFPVANAAERAGRDLLIMDTPAGGDAISSAAIRLADLAILVCRPSYFDLAALAPAAQAVRAAGRPGLVVLNQAPSRRAGVESPVIARAVEAARLLGFPIAHVGLRARVAFQESLWRGLGVLEFEPRGSAAAEINRLWSEVADTLWPHRVEHRGAAE, from the coding sequence TTGCGCAAACTGGTGCTGCTGTCGCGCAAGGGGGGAACCGGCAAGACCACGCTGTCGGTCAACCTGGCCGTGGCCGCCGTGCGGGACGGCCTCAACGTCAGCATCGCCGACCTCGACCTGCAGGGATCGGCCACCGCCTGGGCGGCCGGCCGGCGGGATGCGGCGCCGGACGTGCGCCCGGCCAACGGCGGCACCCTGTTCCCGGTGGCCAACGCCGCCGAGCGAGCCGGCCGCGACCTGTTGATCATGGATACCCCGGCCGGCGGCGACGCCATCTCCAGCGCCGCCATCCGCCTTGCCGACCTGGCCATCCTGGTCTGCCGGCCCAGCTATTTCGACCTCGCCGCCCTGGCGCCGGCCGCCCAGGCCGTGCGCGCGGCCGGCCGGCCGGGCCTTGTCGTTCTCAACCAGGCGCCCAGCCGTCGGGCCGGTGTGGAAAGTCCGGTGATCGCTCGCGCCGTCGAGGCGGCCCGCCTGCTGGGCTTCCCGATCGCCCATGTGGGCCTGAGGGCCAGGGTCGCGTTTCAGGAAAGCCTGTGGCGCGGCCTCGGCGTGCTCGAGTTCGAGCCGCGCGGCTCGGCCGCCGCAGAGATCAACCGGCTGTGGAGCGAGGTTGCCGACACCCTGTGGCCCCACCGGGTCGAGCATCGCGGCGCGGCGGAGTAG
- the tuf gene encoding elongation factor Tu, with the protein MPIKTHLNVGTIGHVDHGKTTLTAALTQVQAARFGGQALSFDQIDKAPEEKARGITINTTHVEYESEARHYAHIDCPGHADYVKNMITGASQMDGAILLVDATKGAAKQTIEHVLLARQVGVRHMVVFVNKMDMLAEDERDDMKAIIQLETGDLLASQGYEDAAFVFGSALKALDAVKRGDLDDPDVAAIGELVAALDATIPDPVRDFDGPFLMPIEGVHTIPGRGTVVSGRVERGVLKIGDAVEIIGLDNDGAEVIVTGTQAFRKNIPEARAGMNVGLLLRGLKRDEVTRGQVLSAPGAVTAHTRGRAQVFVLTPDEGGRHTPFGAGYRPQLFFGVTDVTGVLNPEDGVQVNPGDRAEIGFELMKPVGIEPGVRFAIREGGRTVGAGIVTEVTA; encoded by the coding sequence ATGCCTATCAAGACCCACCTCAACGTCGGCACCATCGGTCACGTCGACCATGGCAAGACCACCCTGACGGCCGCCCTCACCCAGGTGCAGGCGGCCCGCTTTGGCGGTCAGGCCCTGTCGTTCGATCAGATCGACAAGGCGCCGGAGGAAAAGGCCCGCGGCATCACCATCAACACCACGCACGTGGAGTATGAGTCCGAGGCCCGCCACTACGCCCACATCGACTGCCCCGGGCACGCCGACTATGTGAAGAACATGATCACCGGCGCCTCGCAGATGGACGGCGCCATCCTGCTCGTCGACGCCACCAAGGGCGCCGCCAAGCAGACCATCGAGCACGTGCTCCTGGCCCGCCAGGTCGGGGTTCGGCACATGGTCGTGTTCGTCAACAAGATGGACATGCTCGCCGAAGACGAGCGGGACGACATGAAGGCGATCATCCAGCTGGAGACCGGCGACCTGCTGGCCAGCCAGGGCTACGAGGACGCCGCCTTCGTGTTCGGCAGCGCGCTCAAGGCGCTGGACGCGGTCAAGCGGGGCGATCTCGACGACCCGGACGTGGCCGCCATCGGCGAACTGGTCGCCGCGCTTGACGCGACGATCCCCGACCCGGTGCGCGACTTCGACGGGCCGTTCCTGATGCCGATCGAAGGGGTGCACACCATCCCGGGGCGCGGCACGGTCGTTTCCGGCCGGGTCGAGCGCGGGGTGCTGAAGATCGGCGACGCCGTCGAGATCATCGGTCTCGACAACGACGGCGCCGAGGTCATCGTCACCGGCACCCAGGCCTTCCGGAAGAACATTCCGGAAGCCCGGGCCGGGATGAACGTCGGCCTGCTGCTGCGGGGCCTCAAGCGTGACGAGGTGACCCGTGGCCAGGTGCTCAGCGCGCCGGGCGCGGTCACCGCCCACACCAGGGGCCGGGCCCAGGTCTTCGTCCTGACGCCGGACGAGGGCGGGCGGCACACGCCGTTCGGGGCCGGCTATCGCCCGCAGCTGTTCTTCGGGGTCACCGACGTCACCGGCGTCCTTAACCCTGAAGACGGTGTGCAGGTGAACCCGGGCGACCGGGCCGAGATCGGCTTCGAACTGATGAAGCCGGTCGGCATCGAGCCGGGCGTGCGCTTCGCCATCCGTGAGGGTGGCCGCACGGTCGGCGCGGGCATCGTGACCGAGGTGACGGCCTAG
- a CDS encoding energy transducer TonB: MTRGILAGLAVCGLLLAGAGLAAAQAPAAAAEPPVAPSPPSAALPKIQKPDWVRKPTPAQVAAAHPLPHAEGRPTGRVVLSCRVTAAGTLEACGVASETPPDRGFGTAALGLARSFRMKPVAADGSPVTGANVRIPLVFPGQPLELLAFPDWLTKPSYQRLVEVFPPVAASNAGMGRVAMTCRVTRDDRLTACRAVVELAFTPGFDLAALALARDMRLVRTPDNNAPKAGETAEFMLIFNAN; this comes from the coding sequence ATGACGCGAGGAATCCTGGCCGGCCTGGCCGTTTGCGGCCTGCTGCTGGCCGGCGCGGGCCTTGCCGCCGCGCAGGCGCCGGCGGCAGCCGCTGAGCCGCCGGTCGCCCCCTCGCCGCCGTCGGCCGCCCTGCCGAAAATCCAGAAGCCGGACTGGGTGCGAAAGCCGACCCCGGCCCAGGTCGCGGCCGCCCACCCCCTGCCCCATGCCGAAGGCCGGCCGACGGGCCGGGTGGTGCTCAGCTGCCGGGTGACGGCGGCAGGAACCCTGGAGGCCTGCGGCGTGGCCAGCGAGACCCCGCCGGATCGCGGCTTCGGGACCGCGGCGCTCGGCCTGGCCCGCTCCTTCCGCATGAAGCCGGTGGCGGCGGACGGCAGTCCGGTGACCGGGGCGAATGTGCGGATCCCGCTCGTCTTTCCCGGCCAGCCGCTCGAACTGCTGGCGTTTCCCGACTGGCTGACCAAACCCTCCTACCAGCGGCTGGTCGAGGTCTTCCCGCCGGTCGCCGCCAGCAATGCCGGTATGGGCCGGGTGGCGATGACCTGCCGGGTGACGCGTGACGACCGGCTGACGGCCTGCCGGGCCGTGGTCGAACTGGCCTTCACCCCGGGCTTCGACCTCGCCGCCCTCGCCCTGGCGCGGGACATGCGCCTGGTCCGCACGCCCGACAACAACGCCCCGAAAGCCGGGGAGACGGCTGAGTTCATGCTGATCTTCAACGCCAACTAG
- a CDS encoding terminase small subunit yields MTAKPTPTPSLPPPTRSRPQSFRPLRPRMLRFVEEYGRDGNATQAAIRAGYSPGFARSSASRLLKDRRVADLLGETTDPDAPGMDDALRELSWLAFSNVMDLVRVDADGGIALDPRRLTRKRAAGVRELVIDETIDKATGNVRRQVRLRMADRKDALVKLIAGLKLDDKVYRQGMEDGRNDVFLRTSVEAFEEQRAARRKAAGWPADW; encoded by the coding sequence GTGACCGCCAAGCCGACCCCGACCCCGTCCCTGCCCCCGCCCACCCGTTCGCGCCCGCAGAGCTTTCGGCCGCTGCGGCCGCGCATGCTGCGCTTCGTCGAGGAATACGGGCGTGACGGCAACGCCACCCAGGCCGCCATCCGGGCCGGCTACAGTCCGGGCTTCGCCCGCTCCAGCGCCTCGCGGTTGCTGAAGGACCGGCGGGTGGCGGACCTGCTCGGCGAGACAACCGATCCCGATGCGCCGGGCATGGACGACGCCCTGCGCGAATTGAGCTGGCTGGCCTTTTCCAACGTCATGGACCTGGTTCGCGTGGACGCCGACGGCGGCATCGCGCTCGATCCGAGGCGCCTCACTCGCAAACGGGCGGCCGGGGTGCGCGAACTGGTCATCGACGAGACCATCGACAAGGCGACCGGCAACGTCCGCCGCCAGGTGCGGCTGCGCATGGCCGACCGCAAGGACGCCCTGGTCAAGCTGATCGCCGGCCTGAAGCTGGACGACAAGGTCTATCGGCAGGGCATGGAGGACGGCCGCAACGACGTGTTCCTGCGAACCTCGGTGGAGGCGTTCGAGGAGCAGAGGGCGGCCCGCAGGAAGGCGGCGGGCTGGCCCGCGGACTGGTGA